ATATATCTTGGACTTGATATTCCGTCAAATATAAAGCCTTTGTAGtcatttataaatttgcATGTTTTCAAATATGAATTAGAATATTCAGAAATCAACCTGGTTACAAATGGATGTTTTGGTTTTGGTCCTATATCAATTGATACTAAAATTGGTTTATCGATATTGTACATAAATTCTTCATTACCTATATAACTGTATGTATCGGAATATAATCTTATGACTTTTCTTTTTACTTCTTTCAATAATCCTTTATGAAATGTGTGGACATAAAATGATACCAGcttaatgttattttttatgaacatttcaacaaataggttataattatttgaaccTGTATCATTTGGAAATATCAATTCATTTCCGAATCTTAATTGAGTAATGGGTTCCAAATCACCAAcaaacataaaatatttaccaaatttattaaatctcCCATAAAACACATTAACTCCACGagatatattataattcttGACATCGACATAATTAACTCCAAACACACATTCAATCAATTCTATTATCAGAATTGTGATATAAATCAGTctataaaacattttttaacatttatgtaaattaatggatgtaacaaaataaaatatcaataattttaaaatatataacattaaatataataataagaGATGACTAGATTGTTAagtaattaaataattaataataataattggaTGGATGAATAGACAAAGAGAACGTAAGATATATGGGAAAACGACTTATGTCAgatattgttaaaatgttCTTTGGTAATACATTGGAGATATGCTTGATAGTTGAAAGTCAGTAAAATGACAAACATTTGATATAGATCCGACTTAAATATATGTGTTTCAAAAACAATGGCTAAAATTGGTCTTTCCATTATTTAGATTTGTAGATCTCACTtcattgtaatatttatgtCTTAATCAGAAATCTCAGGTATTGTGTGATCTGATAAACACCATTATAATGGGTTAtgaaaaatgtatattttaGATAACTTGaactaaattatgtttaatatCGTTTGTGTGTATTTTATAGCATAACTAGGGAATGTGTGTGATTATGTGCAAATTAACTTCTGCCTAAATCTGATATCTCCATGTGTTGTATTCTACTCCATCTCATTGTATCGATACCATACATTTTGAGTCTAAGTTCATATAATTCGATTTTGGAGAATTGAGAAATGATTCCTTTCaaatatgtaataaattataaaaaactgCAGTTACAACATACACTCAAGGATTCCCTATACTCAGATTGTACAACAAATCAAACACagatattatatattacactaactataaaataacaaatatgaTGAGtgtgtaattattattattatattcttaGTCGGAACAACTGATATTGTGGTGTGCTCAAATTATCAAGTGTCGATTTGTTCCttactataaatttattcgtATTTATGTCTCCAACAATCATCACCCTGTGTTTTCTAAAAGGTTCCTGTGGTATGTTACCAAATTGAAAACTTGTTGTTTGATAAACTCGCCCaaacacatatttattcaatatGGATTCTCCGAAATCATTAGTTTCCTTGATtgaaaaatgatatattgTCAATTCTTTGTTTGATATTTCCTTCTTCTCAAATAAAGATGGTTGTTCTTCATCTATTGTAACATCTAGTTTTATCGGATGCAAGTCGTCTATCattttaactattattCCATCATCAATATATACGTAACTGTATTTTTGTTCATTTGTTTTTTTCATATACATTCTCAATTCTTTCACAATCACATTTTCTAATATTAGATTATAGCGATTACACACATATGTCTCTTCACTATTTATGTAAACCTCTATATTGTATTTAATATAGTGGTTTCTTTGACAATAAATGTTTTTTCTTTTGATTTTTGAATCAAGTACcattttgattttataatcattttcatactttttcttcaatttatacaatttatatgTCCAATTATTCACCGTTCCCGTAACTTTTTCAATTCCAAATATTTCGGGACTAGCAAGCTCTGATATGTCAAGTGTAACCACAGGAATTCctctattatttatataacatCCGTAGAATTTGATTGCATTCAAATTTAGTTCATTTGATATCATTTCATCcgtataatattttaaaaaccaGTGTTTTTTACCTAATATAGGCCTTAATTCATACCTTTGTTCATTTACATCGTGTAGAATAATCGtggtatatttataaaatagttGAAATAAACAgttaaatctaaaatttttggAAATTTCTATCATCACACACTTTTCAATCAAATATGGACGTTTTGTATAACCTACAACAACAGGATGATCCAAATCATAAACATATCCAAATTTATATCGTGGGCTTGATTTTccatcaaatttaaaagcatggtatttattaacaatgtAGTACTTTTTCACACAAGATTTATCATGTTCAGAAATAAACCTGGTTATAAATGGATGTTTGGGTCTTGGTCCTATATCAATTGATACTAAAATTGGTTTATCGATATTGAACATAAATTCTTCATTACTTATATAACTGTATGTATCggaatataattttatgacTTTTCTTTTTACTTCTTTCAATAATCCTTTATGAAATGTGTGGACATAAAATGATACCAGcttaatgttattttttatgaacatttcaacaaataggttataattatttgaaccTGTATCATTTGGAAATATCAATTCATTTCCGAATCTTAATTGAGTAATTGGTTCCAAATCACCAAcaaacataaaatatttgtcATCTGTGCCAAATCTCCCATGAAACACATTAACTCCACGagatatattataattcttGACATCGACATAATTAATTCCGAAGACACATTCAATCAATCCTATTATCAgaattgtaatataaatcagtctataaaacattttttaacatttatataacaataaaaataacaaaataaaatatcaaaaatgtaaaatataaaacattaactataatgttaaatcaaatattatactaaatattatattataaaatagtaaaataagaattataataaatttaatatatggGAACACACAAATTAGGTCAGATATcgtaatatattaattaataatccATCGCAGTATCGATTTGATAGTAGAAAGTCGAAAGTCAGTAAAATATCAAACGTATGTAGATCCGAGTAGTAGTtcaaaaaatgatattGGAACAAATAATCTACATTAGAAAGGTGTGATGAAGTATCACAGACTTTGAATCAGGGAATGATAGCCTGGTGACAATGGTGACAAAATGTAAAGGATATTGGGAATGGAGAAAAGCGAAATGGTAGGAATGTTGTGGAAGATGGAATGGGCATATTTTTGAAATGTAgaaataacatttttatgTGTTGTAAAGTTAATGGTAGAATTGTGGAATAATCCAAACAGTGTTGTgaagatttaaattttcaaaatcaaaatgataaaatggtaaaaattaagaaatatTGAGATATAGAAGATTTCGTGGTAATATCACAAATATTAAGAATTTTCCattattcaaatattatcattgtatattacactaactataaaataacaaatattaagaattttccattattcaaatattatcattgtatattatattaatcaaaaaataacaaatattattagtgtgtaattattattattatattcttaGTCGGAACAACTGATATTGTGGTGTGCTCAAATTATCAAGTGTCGATTTGTTCCttactataaatttattcgtATTTATGTCTCCAACAATCATCACCCTGTGTTTTCTAAAAGGTTCCTGTGGTATGTTACCAAATTGAAAACTTGTTGTTTGATAAACTCGCCCaaacacatatttattcaatatGGATTCTCCGAAATCATTAGTTTCATTGATtgaaaaatgatatattgTCAATTCTTTGTTTGATATTTCCTTCTTCTCAAATAAAGATGGTTGTTCTTTATCTATTGTAATATCTAGTTTTATCGGATACCATTTTgttatcattttcattgTTAATCCATGATTAACAGTATATTcttttttgaatttttctCTTCCAATTTTTTTGATGTATATTTTTGAttcttttattatataatatgcTTTTTCGATATTAAAACTTATTATCACATATGTGTCTCCGTTATCCTTATACACCTCTAAGttgtaattaatatatgttGTCCTTTGAACATCAATGGTTCtgtgataaatttgagAATCAATAAGTACTTTGATTCTGTAATCACTTTCACATTTTCTTTCATGAGTATACAATGTGTATGAGCAATATTTTGCTAATCCAGTTACTTTTTTCATCCCAAAGATCTCATAACTAACAAGCTCTGATATGTCTAATGGAAGCAATGGTATTCCAGATTGATGATTCATGTACGATCTATACAATTTGATTGCATATTTATTCGTTGGATTTGAAAAAAACTCTTCAGTATATTCTACTAAAAACCAATAATTTTTGCCTAATATAGGTCTTAATTCAAATGAGTGTTCATGTTTTACTTTAAACTCAATAACGAAAGGTACAGTGATAAATTCgggtatattattataactataatgtgagttaaaaattttaatcacaACAGATTCGTCAGTCAGATATGGACGTTTTGTATAACCTACAACAACAGGATGATCCAAATCATAAACATATCCAAACATATATTGTGGACCTGTTATTccatcaaatttaaatcctTGGTATTCTTTAATCATTTCATATTCAAACATAATATGAAATTCGTATCCTGATCGAAACCTGGTTATAAATGGATGTTTTGGTTTTGGTCCTATATCAACTGAAACTAGAATTGGTTTATCGATATTGAACATAAATTCTTCATTACTTATATAACTGTATGTGTCACAAGATATGCTGATGACCTTTCTTTTTACTTCTTTCAATAATCCTTTATGAAATGTGTGGACATAAAATGATACCAGcttaatgttattttttatgaacatttcaacaaataggttataattatttgaaccTGTATCATTTGGAAATATCAATTCATTTCCGAATCTTAATTGAGTAATGGGTTCCAAATCACCAAcaaacataaaatatttaccaaatttattaaatctcCCATAAAACACATTAACTCCACGagatatattataattcttGACATCGACATAATTAACTCCAAACACACATTCAATCAATTCTATTATCAGAATTGTGATATAAATCAGTctataaaacattttttaacatttgtaTAAcatattgttaaaaataacaaaataaaatatcaataattttaaaatatataacattAACTACAAAGTTAAATCAAGTAGTATATTGAATATTCAATTAATATTCATGATAATAGAACTATAACagttataataaaattcatATATGGGAACACACAACTTATGTCAgatattgttaaaatgttttttattattcagtTACATATCGATTCGATAGTTGTAtagttataaatttgtaaaatgagttattataatatatgttGGTCATACTTCACCGATATTTGacttatttttaatttgacAAGATATCATTAGTATCATACAACATAAATAAGAAATGACTTTTTTCAACAATTCTTTTTTACGTCAAACGTTTCTTGTACTTTTtatggtatatagtaattttagGACCTGATAATTCCTATAATGAGAGTTTATTTGTATTGACAAATTGggattaaaatatttgtaaaagTGATCTCATCACTGATTTGATTAAGTCTAAATTGatgtaatttaaaaaatgaacaTCAATTATTAACTCAGAAATAGTAGATCAGAATTCATGTCAATACAAATAGGGGGTTgaattgttaataaatagaTTTTTAGCGTCAactttataatatattttacatcaAGATTGGTCTAAAGAATATTCTCGTTGGATACATGCTAGataatatgaatttaatGATGAAACTTGAAACATCAAAAAgcaaaataattaatttggaTGAGGTTTAGAATTATAGTGGTATCGCTTAGTTAAATTACACAAAATATTTACCTTAATATATCCATTTTCAGCCATTCAAGTTAAGTTctcaaaataatatataattttaagacATTCCCCTGATGTGTTTTTtttaatagtaaaaattaattagaGTTTTACTAGTTATTtggtataatttaaaacaacCTAATGGGTATAATGAATGTgaagaattaaaatataaatgtgtaatgtATAAGGTTAAGAACTGCAATTACTGTGCGTCGTCTCGAATTTCAAGGAATCAAATTGAATAGGCGCCATTTTCACTGCATTCGGTACTACtatattttgtttattgATAAGTCTGGCAATTACCAAACCCTCATTCCAATACTTCTCCATGGGAATATTACCTACTTCGTAAATTCTTTTTGAAGATATGTTTCCAAACACATACTTTTCAGAATGATCTATGGCGTGTCCGTCGGGTTCATTGATGTAAAAGTGCTTGTGAATCCCGTTTGAATCAACCCTGATTTCAGATCTGTACAAAGAAGTGGGAGCATTGTCTATTGAGATGTTTAGTGCTATTGGTCCCATAAGCTCCAAGGAAGTTATGAGCTCATTTTTTTCATTCCCAAAAACTTCCTTGTATATAACTTTCCCTGACTCCGTGCATCTATCAAACATATGAACTTCTCTAATTGCTCCTAAGGACGAGTAGTACGTGAAGCCCACCGCAACTATGGTTCTATCTGCCGTTTGATATACTTCAACAGTGGTGTCCTGAGCGCTGTCATTTATTACCCAAATTACAACATCGTCAGACGTCAAGTCCATCACACTTCTTATTTTGAACAACTCCTTGTTGTTTTCGTTCAGCTGGTATAAAGTGTACCTCCAAGAACCCAACACTCCGAGAGTTTTTTCCACTCCAAATAACTCGGAGGAAATTAATTCTGAGATGTCGATGATTATGGGCTCGAACTTAATTCCTCTTCTATCCATGAAGCTCAGCGTTTCGTGCGCCAcgaatttgttaaaatcatCATAGTCTATGCTATTTGCTACATTTGCTGACCAAATCTTTCTACAGTAGTATTTAGTTTTGTGGTAGCTTATGGTCTTCGATCCCAGTCTAAACTCTAATCTATTTAATACTAGCCTAAAGTTCAGGTTAAAACGATtcattatcaaaattatatctatttatttaaactaCTAATGTTTACTTGTAAGTATATTTTACTGAATCGAAACTGTCTACAAAACTCTTGAAAATCTTGAATCCAACCACGATGTCTATGAGTGGATCATACGCTATTCCGAACTTGTACTGTATGTCATTTTGTTGGTTTATTGAGAGGTTTTTAAACTGTTTGGCTATTGTGTATTCCACATATTTATGATTGCCCTgtaattttgattttttctGAACGAACGGGTGTCTAAATCCAGgattaatattaaagtAGAGAAGCACACAGCCGCCTGTTTCCTCAACAACGACTTTGCTTTCAACCTCAACAAACACATCGTCAACCCATTTGTAGTAAATTCTCTCCGAAATGGAAGGCTCTGTTGATactttttcaaaaattgaAACTATTAAGTACTTGGATTCACCTTTTTCAAAAAGCTCTACCAGGCACTCTTTGTTAGATACATCGTAAATAACTTGTGGGTAGATGATCTGCTCTCCGTATCTAACTAGGATTATTTGTTCTTGGTAGCCCATGAACATTTTATACGTTCCATTTGGCATGAACTGCCCATGATAAACCTTGACTGATTGAGTTATTGTATAGGACTTCAGGTCCACCGATGAGCAGTTCGAAAAGAGATTAAACCCTGCTATGGCCAAAATAAACGGTAGAAGAAACATCTTATTCTACACTGAAAGATGTGTCTTGAAAAGAATCTTGAATTCTTGATTATGTGAATGTTTTAAGGTTAAAACCGGCGTGCTTGATCAGAAGTGGAACTAAATAGAGAAgaaaatatgtaaaaatgtgaaatagataaattctataaattataataaattggaATAAAAGAAGACGGGAAGATGATGCTTTTAGAAAGGATCATCAAGACTTTCCCAGCTAGCCAATTCGTttcataataaattaagtttaaattCTCCATTTTGGCTttattaaagtttaaaaataattttttgtcTGTTTTTATCTTTCATTTActtaaaaaattgaaaataattgataaaaacgGATAATTTGTGTGGATGATGTCGTTTCCCcaaaagtgtaaaaaatcgctctgaataataattttatccatGAGGattgttttttaaattaataaaaaaattttttctaaatatAGGCATAACTAGCTTTATTTTTGAGCctaattattacatttcTTCCTTTTGAATAATCCTCTTACACGGGATAATTTCttcaaatgtgtaatgCGTTTACACTCATTAAATATTggatattttattttaatttatatcgCAGTTTCAGAGCTTTCAAGTTTGTGGTTTCTAGTACTAATCATCAAAACCTTTAGGCTCAACATTGAATAGAGGAATAAATCGAACCCCCCTCGACACATTTCAAAAATCCTCggattatttaataattcaCAATGGAAGAAGAgtatttttactaaatttgtaaaattctTACTTCAGTTTTGCGAAAAGGGGACTATTCTGGACGCTAACGATCGGGTATTTTTCAAACTTTAACAGAATTTGTTAGATAAAAGTTGATGAC
The Theileria parva strain Muguga chromosome 3 map unlocalized ctg_530, whole genome shotgun sequence DNA segment above includes these coding regions:
- a CDS encoding putative integral membrane protein; its protein translation is MFYRLIYITILIIGLIECVFGINYVDVKNYNISRGVNVFHGRFGTDDKYFMFVGDLEPITQLRFGNELIFPNDTGSNNYNLFVEMFIKNNIKLVSFYVHTFHKGLLKEVKRKVIKLYSDTYSYISNEEFMFNIDKPILVSIDIGPRPKHPFITRFISEHDKSCVKKYYIVNKYHAFKFDGKSSPRYKFGYVYDLDHPVVVGYTKRPYLIEKCVMIEISKNFRFNCLFQLFYKYTTIILHDVNEQRYELRPILGKKHWFLKYYTDEMISNELNLNAIKFYGCYINNRGIPVVTLDISELASPEIFGIEKVTGTVNNWTYKLYKLKKKYENDYKIKMVLDSKIKRKNIYCQRNHYIKYNIEVYINSEETYVCNRYNLILENVIVKELRMYMKKTNEQKYSYVYIDDGIIVKMIDDLHPIKLDVTIDEEQPSLFEKKEISNKELTIYHFSIKETNDFGESILNKYVFGRVYQTTSFQFGNIPQEPFRKHRVMIVGDINTNKFIVRNKSTLDNLSTPQYQLFRLRI